One segment of Ficedula albicollis isolate OC2 chromosome 2, FicAlb1.5, whole genome shotgun sequence DNA contains the following:
- the YME1L1 gene encoding ATP-dependent zinc metalloprotease YME1L1 encodes MTPSRGRCLWQLHHRRLRAAPPRGPARPSARAPPAPAAPAPLFRLRLATVPLSHLINAFHSPKSSTTSGSKASVQPVQRDTSPEHDPLKKSESAFKNLRDLGLSDLKANQFRELVNRLLPGYYTENKVSSQWHTSYVSAQSFFENKHGFVDVFSALRSSCLYGQQPNPLQNFCSDVRCWPVYIQTRNFKTLRSRARRLQSTSEQLTEPRSSLSSILKGFILRKRRIDVENLDTLMKTKNIPEAHQDAFKTGFAEGFLKAQVFLQKTLDSLRRSRLLSFFLFVLCFYLAIYSSFLPGKGSFSDAVRFRTSSIFDAAVDPIQLKNVTFEHVKGVEEAKQELQEVVEFLKNPHKFTVLGGKLPKGILLVGPPGTGKTLLARAVAGEADVPFYYASGSEFDEMFVGVGASRIRSLFREAKANAPCVIFIDELDSVGGKRIESPMHPYSRQTINQLLAEMDGFKPNEGVVIIGATNFPEALDNALIRPGRFDMQVTVPKPDVRGRTEILKWYLNKIKYDPSVDPEIIARGTVGFSGAELENLVNQAALKAAVDGKDMVTMKELEFSKDKILMGPERRSVEIDEKNKTITAYHESGHAIIAYYTKDAMPINKATIMTRGTTLGHVSLLPENDRWSETRSQLLAQMDVCMGGRVAEELIFGSDHITTGASSDFDNATKIAKLMVTRFGMSEKLGVMTYSDTGKVSPETQSAIEQEVRTLLRDSYERAKNILKTHAKEHKNLAEALLKYETLDAKEIQIVLEGKKLEVR; translated from the exons ATGACACCGAGCAGGGGCAGGTGCCTCTGGCAGCTGCACCACCGCCGGCTGAGAGCGGCGCCCCCGCGGGGCCCTGCCCGCCCCTCCGCCCGGGCCCCCCCGGCCCCGGCGGCGCCCGCTCCGCTCTTCCGCCTGCgcctc GCTACTGTTCCTCTGAGTCACCTTATCAATGCCTTTCATTCACCAAAGAGCTCCACAACTTCTGGCAGCAAAGCATCTGTACAGCCTGTCCAGAGGGACACCTCCCCAGAGCATGATCCTCTGAAGAAGAGTGAG tctgcatttaaaaatttgagagatctTGGATTGTCTGATTTGAAAGCTAACCAGTTTAGAGAGCTGGTGAACAGGCTACTTCCTGGCTACtatacagaaaacaaagtttcCTCACAGTGGCACACGTCGTACGTCTCTGCTCAGTCCTTCTTTGAAAATAAGCATG GTTTTGTGGATGTTTTCAGTGCTTTACGCTCATCTTGTTTGTATGGACAACAGCCTAATCCCCTCCAAAATTTCTGTTCAGATGTTCGGTGTTGGCCAG TTTACATACAGACACGGAATTTTAAGACTCTGAGATCAAGAGCAAGACGTCTGCAGTCAACATCTGAACAATTAACAGAACCCAGAAGTTCACTTTCTTCAATTTTGAAG GGTTTTATCCTGAGAAAGCGACGAATTGATGTTGAAAACTTAGACACactaatgaaaacaaaaaacatcccAGAGGCACACCAGGATGCttttaaaactggttttgcAGAAGGCTTTTTGAAAGCACAGGTTTTCCTGCAAAAAACACTTG attCCTTAAGAAGATCAcgtttgctttctttctttctctttgttctttgtttttatcttgCTATATATTCGTCATTTTTACCTGGAAAAGGTTCCTTTTCCGATGCTG TACGCTTTCGAACATCAAGTATCTTTGATGCAGCAGTTGATCCAATCCAGTTGAAAAATGTCACCTTCGAACATGTTAAAGGG GTTGAGGAAGCTAAGCAGGAATTGCAAGAAGTTGTGGAATTTCTGAAAAACCCTCACAAATTTACTGTATTAGGAGGTAAACTTCCAAAAG GCATTTTGTTAGTTGGACCACCTGGTACTGGCAAGACGCTTCTTGCGCGGGCCGTGGCTGGTGAAGCTGATGTTCCGTTTTATTACGCGTCGGGGTCAGAGTTCGATGAGATGTTTGTTGGAGTGGGAGCCAGTCGCATCCGGAGCCTGTTCA gggaagcaaaagcaaatgcacCTTGTGTTATTTTCATTGATGAACTGGACTCTGTTGGTGGGAAGAGAATTGAATCTCCAATGCACCCCTATTCAAGACAGACCATTAATCAACTCCTTGCTGAAATGGATGG CTTTAAACCAAATGAAGGTGTTGTTATTATTGGTGCAACAAACTTCCCTGAAGCATTAGACAA TGCTCTAATACGCCCTGGTCGCTTTGATATGCAAGTTACTGTTCCCAAGCCTGATGTAAGAGGTCGCACAGAAATTCTGAAGTGGTACCTTAATAAAATCAAGTATGACCCAT CTGTTGATCCAGAAATAATTGCACGAGGCACAGTCGGATTTTCTGGAGCAGAGCTTGAAAATCTTGTAAATCAAGCTGCCTTAAAGGCAGCTGTTGATGGAAAAGATATGGTAACCATGAAAGAACTAGAATTCTCCAAGGACAAAATTCTGATGG GACCTGAGCGTAGAAGTGTAGAAATTGATGAGAAGAACAAAACCATCACAGCTTACCATGAGTCTGGACATGCAATCATTGCCTATTACACCAAGGATGCAATGCCAATCAACAAGGCCACGATCATGACACGAGGAACAACGCTGGGACAT GTATCTTTGCTTCCAGAAAATGACAGATGGAGTGAAACTAGATCCCAGTTGCTTGCACAGATGGATGTCTGTATGGGAGGAAGAGTAGCAGAGGAGCTCATATTTGGAAGTGATCACATCACAACAG GTGCTTCCAGTGATTTTGACAATGCTACTAAAATTGCAAAACTGATGGTGACTCGATTTGGAATGAGTGAGAAG cTTGGTGTTATGACCTACAGTGATACGGGGAAAGTCAGCCCTGAAACCCAGTCTGCAATTGAACAGGAAGTGAGGACACTCCTACGG GACTCCTATGAGCGAGCGAAGAACATCCTGAAGACTCATGCAAAAGAACACAAGAATTTAGCAGAAGCTTTATTGAAATATGAGACTTTGGATGCCAAAGAAATCCAAATTGTtctagaggggaaaaaactaGAAGTAAGATGA